A window of the Emys orbicularis isolate rEmyOrb1 chromosome 15 unlocalized genomic scaffold, rEmyOrb1.hap1 SUPER_15_unloc_1, whole genome shotgun sequence genome harbors these coding sequences:
- the ZNHIT1 gene encoding zinc finger HIT domain-containing protein 1 — translation MVEKKVSVRSQDPGQRRILDRATRQRRLNRQLEALENDNFQDDPHANLPQLVKRLPQFDDDAETGKKKKKTRGDHFKLRFRKNFQALLEEQNLSTSEGPNYLTACAAPSSLPQRHFCAVCGLPSHYTCVSCGARYCCVRCLGTHQETRCLKWTV, via the exons ATGGTGGAGAAGAAGGTGTCAG tgcGGTCCCAGGACCCCGGCCAGCGGCGCATCCTGGACCGGGCTACCCGGCAGCGCCGCCTGAACCGCCAGCTGGAGGCGCTGGAGAACGACAACTTCCAGGACGACCCCCACGCcaacctgccccagctggtgaaACGCCTGCCCCAGTTCGACGACGACGCCGAGACAG ggaagaagaagaagaagacccGGGGAGATCACTTCAAACTCCGCTTCCGGAAAAACTTCCAGGCGCTGCTGGAGGAGCAG aacctgAGCACCAGCGAGGGCCCCAACTACCTGACGGCCTGTGCGGCCCCCTCCAGCCTGCCCCAGCGCCACTTCTGCGCTGTCTGCGGCCTCCCCTCCCACTACACCTGCGTCAGCTGCGGGGCGCGCTACTGCTGCGTGCGCTGCCTGGGCACCCACCAGGAGACCCG GTGCCTGAAGTGGACGGTTTAG